Proteins encoded within one genomic window of Arachis ipaensis cultivar K30076 chromosome B08, Araip1.1, whole genome shotgun sequence:
- the LOC107611133 gene encoding uncharacterized protein LOC107611133, whose translation MDGSVALLKTSPVRVGGEVDESTEYFHRLFWTFPPCVEAFKHCKPLINIDGTHLYGKYGGTLLLAIAQDGNSNILPVAFALVEGENAESWAVFLSHLRQHVTPQERILVISDRHNGIKAALEAPDSGWKPPHAYRAYCIRHVAANFALNFKGQDARRMLVNVVYAKTEAEFDYWFDIMRTENLAMCDWANWLEYDKWTQHQDGGRRFGHMTTNISEYVNSVLKGTQNLPVTALVKSTYGRLSELFVVRGQTAEAQLGSGQRFCQVALVKVIERNLKDARCLTVTLFDRHQSEHTVAETTPTENFSLGTYRVSLRDHTCDCGYFQALHYPCCHAIACCAQSRLDWAMYVHEVYTMSNVFNVYRMGFLPPIPEGLWPPYAGPTIILDPNMRRAREGRPRSTRIHNTMDEADTGRPKRCGLCRQIEHTRRTCPQRGSAPSAEA comes from the exons ATGGACGGCAGCGTAGCTTTGTTGAAGACTTCTCCAGTTCGTGTTGGTGGTGAGGTTGATGAGTCCACGGAGTACTTTCATCGACTTTTCTGGACGTTCCCTCCATGCGTTGAGGCTTTTAAACATTGCAAGCCACTGATCAACATTGACGGAACGCATCTGTATGGGAAGTATGGCGGGACTTTGCTTCTGGCTATTGCGCAAGATGGAAACTCCAATATATTGCCAGTTGCGTTTGCACTTGTTGAGGGGGAGAACGCTGAGTCGTGGGCTGTTTTCTTATCCCACTTGCGTCAACATGTGACCCCACAGGAAAGGATTCTGGTGATTTCTGACAGACACAACGGCATTAAGGCTGCACTGGAGGCACCGGACAGTGGTTGGAAACCGCCTCATGCATATCGAGCGTATTGCATTCGACACGTTGCAGCCAATTTTGCCCTCAATTTCAAGGGTCAAGATGCGAGGCGGATGCTCGTGAATGTGGTGTATGCGAAGACTGAGGCCGAGTTTGACTACTGGTTTGATATTATGAGGACTGAGAATCTGGCCATGTGTGATTGGGCCAACTGGCTGGAGTACGATAAGTGGACCCAACACCAGGATGGAGGCAGACGGTTCGGCCACATGACGACGAATATATCCGAGTATGTTAACTCTGTACTGAAGGGGACACAGAATCTTCCTGTAACTGCACTTGTGAAATCCACATATGGGAGATTATCAGAGCTTTTTGTCGTCCGAGGGCAGACAGCAGAGGCACAGTTGGGATCAGGCCAACGGTTTTGCCaagtg gcCCTGGTGAAGGTGATAGAGCGCAACCTGAAAGATGCAAGGTGCTTGACGGTTACTCTGTTCGATAGACATCAGTCTGAGCATACCGTGGCTGAGACGACTCCTACCGAGAATTTCTCGCTCGGGACGTATCGAGTTTCCCTTAGAGATCACACTTGTGACTGTGGGTACTTTCAAGCTCTCCATTACCCTTGCTGCCATGCGATTGCATGCTGTGCTCAGTCCCGGTTAGACTGGGCTATGTACGTCCATGAGGTTTATACCATGAGTAATGTGTTCAACGTATACCGGATGGGATTTTTGCCACCTATTCCAGAGGGTCTCTGGCCACCATACGCCGGTCCTACTATCATCCTTGATCCTAACATGAGACGTGCCAGAGAAGGGCGACCAAGGTCAACAAGAATTCATAACACCATGGATGAGGCCGATACTGGTCGGCCGAAGCGATGCGGGCTATGCAGACAGATAGAACACACACGCAGGACTTGCCCTCAACGAGGATCCGCCCCCAGTGCCGAGGCATAG
- the LOC107611835 gene encoding cysteine-rich and transmembrane domain-containing protein A isoform X2 produces the protein MSHFNNQHEAPVSYPPTMSAYPPPPAASYVSAPPPMGYPSKDGPPAAGYPQQSVPQHTTTKGDGFWKGCCAALCCCCALDICF, from the exons atGAGTCACTTCAACAATCAGCACGAAGCACCTG TATCATATCCGCCAACAATGAGTGCGTACCCTCCTCCACCAGCAGCATCATATGTTAGTGCTCCACCACCAATGGGTTACCCTTCAAAGGATGGTCCTCCAGCTGCAGGGTACCCCCAACAGAGTGTTCCACAACACACCACAACCAAGGGTGATGGCTTCTGGAAGGGTTG tTGTGCTGCCCTATGTTGCTGTTGTGCCCTGGATATCTGCTTCTGA
- the LOC107611835 gene encoding cysteine-rich and transmembrane domain-containing protein B isoform X1: MSHFNNQHEAPAVSYPPTMSAYPPPPAASYVSAPPPMGYPSKDGPPAAGYPQQSVPQHTTTKGDGFWKGCCAALCCCCALDICF; this comes from the exons atGAGTCACTTCAACAATCAGCACGAAGCACCTG CAGTATCATATCCGCCAACAATGAGTGCGTACCCTCCTCCACCAGCAGCATCATATGTTAGTGCTCCACCACCAATGGGTTACCCTTCAAAGGATGGTCCTCCAGCTGCAGGGTACCCCCAACAGAGTGTTCCACAACACACCACAACCAAGGGTGATGGCTTCTGGAAGGGTTG tTGTGCTGCCCTATGTTGCTGTTGTGCCCTGGATATCTGCTTCTGA